The Triticum urartu cultivar G1812 chromosome 5, Tu2.1, whole genome shotgun sequence genome contains the following window.
ACGACTGGAAGGATGAAGTTTTTTTGGTAGCTGCTTGTCTTCGATTTGGGGTTGCGTCCTCCTCTATCTCTGCCACTTGTGGCTTAGGATAAAAGATGGTAGAACTTCTATTGCCAGTGACCCCTAGGGCGGATAGCTGTCTATGGTTAGAACTTATCTTTGGTGTGTGTAAGGTGCTGCTACTTGAACTCGTTCTCGTGCGATGGTTTCTCTAATGAAATCAGAGGGAAATCCCCCTCGTTTGCTCAAAATAAAAAGAACTCAAAATGGCATTTTACGCGGTAAAACATCGGTCACAACTTGCAAACTACACGGGCATAAACTAACAGGTCTCACATATAGGATGCACCAACCAATTTCAAACGGAACAGACGATCATACAAATAAATATCCACGCGAGCTATTTGCAGCAAAGCAACATGTTTTTGCGTATATGCAACCACAAGGCGAAACCTCCTAAAATGGAATGGCACCAACAGGTATTATACAGTAGATGCAGCGGTAATCCACGACAAGCAGAATCAAGCAGCAAATATGTTCTCGGAAGTAAAACAAAGATCAAGCCAGAAAAAACATTGAAGAATGCATGAATAGAAACCCAAAATTAGCTACTGGAAATCACGGCGAACTGGGTTCAGATTACCGACATGTATTATATCCTTTGTGCTGAGACAAACTATTGCTGTGAAACAATATTGGCGATTCCAATTCAGGTCTTGTGGATTTTGCAGCTATTTCTTTAACGAATCAAATGAAAAATAAGAGTCCACGTAAAAACCACAGAAATACGTGTGTTGTAAAATTTAAATAGATAAGATGTTCAGCTGCACACTCACACTCGCACTCACACTATTGTATCAACATATTGCCGTCAGGATAACCATCACATTGCAAAATAAGGAAGACCTCAAGCGAAGATTCACTTGCCAGATAGCACACCATTAAACACACGACACGGCAATACAAGCAAAATTACAAAAGGCTACATACTGCCACATACACAAGATTCAGTGAACCACATTTTAAAGACAGAATACCATAGCTGCAATATGCCTGATGTACTCCAAAGAACTGAGAACCCCCATGATATTATTATCGTTCAAAAGGGAGGCACTATTCAGGCACATACAATAAGCAAAAACACTACAACAAGAGCAAGAGAATTAAAGGGAACATGAAAAAATAGTGATCATCAGAATAATTAAGGCACAAATGCAAGGACAATTCACGCAAAGAAATTACCAGGAGAAGAACAATATCTAACTACTATTTAATAATTAATGCCTGAGACACCAGAGTTGTAAAGCAATATCACTGATCACAATTCAGCTCTGGTGAACTCAAAGCTATTTCTTCAAGAAAAGCAAAAGGACCAGATCAAACCAGTGAACAACTAGTATCTGGGAGACACCAGAGTTGCAGAGCAATATTGCTGCCCAGTTCAGCTCTGGTGAACTTTGAAGCTGCTTCTTTAAGACGGACGAAAATACCAGATTGAAATAGTGAGCAACTAATATCGGAGAGACACCAGAGATGCAAAGCAATATTGATGATCCCAATTCAGCTCTGGTGAATTTTGAATCTATTTCTTTAAGCCAAGCAAACATACCAAGAGTTTGCATAGAAACACAGAGACCTGCATTGTAAAACTAAAACAGGGGAGATGTTAAGCTGCAAACTCTACATTCAGAGTATGTACCGATGTATAATGCTGGGCACACTAAAGCTGTCAATGTCAGCATAACCAACGAATTGCAGATCAAGAAACGCATCAAGAGAAGATTCCCTTGTCAGCCAGAAAATAAATGAATGGTACATAGTAAAGCTGAGTTGCCCCCAGGCTTAAGCCTCTCGTTGAACCATTGAGGGGCGCCTACATAAAATGGTAAAGCCCGCAAGATACAGTCAGCTATATTCAGTATTGTAACTACAAGGAACTGACGAGCCCAACTCATCAGGCAAACAATCTACAGTGAGAAAAGACAATACACCAAGAGCACGAGAAGCAAAGGGAATATGATGAAATTAGTAATTGTCAGAACTGTGAAGTATAAATGCAGAGATCCACACAGAAGTAACCAGGAAAGGAACTTCTCTAACCTATCTCGGAGGTTATGCACCGAGGCAAAATGAGAAGCCCCGCGTATCAGGCAAACAATCTACAGTAAGGAAAGACAATACAACACGAGCAATAGAAGCAAGAAGAATATGATAAAACTAGTAATCAACAGGAATTGTAAAGCACAATGCAAACACAATTCATATAGGAATGGCCAGGAAAGGACCTTCTCTAACTAATTTTGGAGGTTGCACTGGTATCACTTGGCTAACTGATAGGCACTCTGACTGCATTCTACTTCTGTTCTGTCAAAGTTTAGTTCAAACTCGATATTATTTTGTTGGTAGGTACTTGACCAGCTGAACTACTAACTTAATACAGAACAGTGTAAATCAGTGTACTGAACTGCTGAAGAAACTACAAACTACATGTAAGCTTTAACAGGAAATGGATGAAAATTATCTGAAACACTCCATGAATATAAATCAATTCAAAAATGAACAGCCAACACACGGAACTTCAGTAACCATAATGAAAGAGGTCGCTTTCAAAAAAAGCTTTTACAAAAGATGCCCTTGCCTTCAGAAAAGTCAAAATAAAAAGCAACAGTTCATTTATATAACCATAATTAGAGAGGTCGCTCTCAAAACTACCAAGTGTATGACTGAACGAGAGAGGATAACAAAGAAGAGGATGGATTGATGGGTGTGACCAGACTACCAGAGAGGGTAGGATCTGAAATCATCCTCTGATCCTCAGACAGACTACTGACCTGGTCCTGGTACATAAGTACATGATGTTGAGACTTGGGATCAATTCTAGGGAAAGTTTCTTGACTTATTTCGGTATGATTGCTCTTCTTTACATAATAGACAGTCCTTGCTAAATGCTAATTATGAAGCTAAACAGAATCCTGACAATGTATATGAACAACAGCTGAGCTTATCCTGGTCTATGACACAGAGTCTGAGCTCATGACTGGGGGAAAAAACTTTGGTCATCTCCCCTCTTCACAAAATACAGTCCTTGGTAATTTCGATACCAAAAAGAACCCAATTGGTACGGAAGCATGGACCTATGTAATACTACGATAACTTGAACCAACTAGTGATAGAATTGGAGTCCTTGACTGCCATGGTTAGCCCATGAAGAGGGGTAGGTGATTCCTCAAACGGAACACAGAACAGTAAGCAATCAACactatatactccctccgtcccacaatataagatTGTTTTTCAAGCTATGTTTGCTTGAAAAACGATCTTATAGtgtgggatggagggagtacatgaaAAAGAAGTGTTCTTTTTGCTATCAAGTGTGTAACTCTAGAGGACGTGTGAAGAATCAGCATAGGTGGACTTTAACCAGTATCTAGAGGGTGTTTCATCATTCCATCAACTTCAGCACGCAAAATCAAACAACAAAAACGCAGTCATCTAACCTAAACAAACTCACTGAGGAGTATCACAATTGAGGGAAAAGTGGTACCTTTTTCGGTGTCAAGCAAGAGGATATAATCAGGCATCACACATTCACCAGACAGGTTTCTCCTTTCTCTCATAAATAGTTCATCATTTATTTAACTATCCATTACTCAGTGAACAGAGGTGGTTTCCCCGCCCTCTGTGCCTAGACCATACAACACACCAGCATATTTCTCAGTTAATCCGCCGAAGTATGACTCCTTGAGCTTGTTGAAGGAGAGCGCGGTGAGCAGAGAATCGGAGCCCGCCTGATGGCAGATCCCGACCCGCTCGACGTCGAGCAGCTCAGCGAGCTTGTTCAGCCCGCCGTGGAGGCTATTGCAGAATCTCATCAGGTGTTTGATGTCGTAGATCACGGGGAAGTAAATCCTGATGAGGTCGAAGAATCCGGAGCTGGTGTCCGGCAGGTTGGAGCCGGTGAGCAGCTTGAGCAAGTAGCCGAAGTCGTAGCCGCTGTGGAAGGTGACCCAGTGGATCTCGGCGTTGAGGACGACGCCGGAGGACATGAGCAGCTCGGCGAAGCGGCGCGAGTCGGCCCCCTCGGCGGCGTGGCGGGCGAAGTCGATCCCGCTGCGGCGCAGCAGGTCGATGGAGTCCGCGGCGGCGACGTCGGTGCGCGGGTCGAAGCCCCGGAAGTTGAACTGCCAGACGCAGGGGCGGCCGTCCGGGCCGAGGGCGGGGAGGCCGCCGCGCTCGTCGGAGAAGGTGAGGCCGAGCTGGATGAGCTTGAGCATGTCGACGTTGGCCTTGAGCGTGGCGTAGTTGAAGTCGGCGTTGGACTTGAAGGTGCCGAGCGGGCGGCAGACGACGCCGGGGAATTCGGTGTCCATGGCGACGTAGGGGTAGTCGTCGACGATCTCCCGGATCACGGCGAACTCGGCCTCGAGGTTCTCCGCCCACACCTCGCGGATCTCCACCCCGTCGGGCTTCTCTACGGTCGGCGTCGCCATCGGGTGCCGGGCATCAAAGATTCGAGCTTCTCCTCCCCTCTCCTTCCTGGAAGCCTCGGAGCTGGGTGGCGCGgcggagcgggaggcggcggggccCACGGGCgagcggcgaggggcggcggggCTCCCGTGGGCGGGGAGGTGGGGGCGGGGCGGGAGGAGGAGATccaggggaggggaggggggaggaGCGTGGGATTGGGGATTCGGGGGAAGAAGAGGGGAGGGGGGAACGCGACGCGAATGGGGAAAGTGGGCGACGTGCGCCGCCCGGGTCGGATTGGTGCCACGTGGCGGGGCCCGCAAATGGTGGGTCCCGTGGCATGATTGCCGGCCGACAGGGGCGCCTTCGTGGGTGGCTGCCCGGTGGGGCTCGCGGGCCCAAATTTTGTGTGGAGGTGAGGACGGCACGTCAGGTCAGGGCTGGATTGGAAGAACCAGCAAGGAAAACAAGGGCAAGCGTGGATGAACAATTTGGTTTTGTTTTGCCTCTTCGGCTCTTCCAGTCAGGAGGGTTTTCTTTGACTTGGGTTTGGTCAATGCAAGTCTTCATTTTTCTACGCTTTTCTttagtcttcttctttttcttcacaTGAAAAATATCCGTAGTTTGCAACGAAGATATTGACATCGGAGTAAAAATAGACTAGACTTAGAAAAGAATAAAAATAGACTGTCGCGGTGAAAAGATACACTACGGCAATGAAACCCGACTCTTGTGAAAAAAAAGATCCTATGGCACTAAAAACAGACCGCCGCTGCGGAGAAGTACAACCATGGCAATGAAACATGTTTCTCATGGAAGAAAAATATGCCATGCTAGCAAAAATGCAACACCACGAGACACACGAAAAAATAGCTCTAGATAATTTAGTTTCCATGTCAATCATCAACTATCATGAAAGTAAGAGTAAGATATATTGGTTTGAATCAGGATATTAAACCAAAGTCAAAGGTGCGGGTTCACACATCACAGCATTTTGCACCAAATAGTGATATTGGTCTATCATTCTTGTAAGGTCATCTCAAACGGCTAACCGCAAATTTTCTCTCGTATCCGTCCGCGGACAGGGGGAGACGAGTCCGCGGACACAGATGCGGGATGACGACATCCAATGCTAGCCGCATGCATTGGACATTCCTCATTTTTTCAAGTCTACACGATCAAATAGCCGCATGCAAAGGGTACACACGTACAAATAGTCGCATGCAACActagttcaaattttaaaaagTTTAAATATTACATCCCGACATTGTTGTCCCCTTTAACCGTCCGTTGATGGTCAACCAGATCTTCCTTCAGCTGCTCGTGAGTTGGCCGATGCCAAATTTGTTGATGCATTTGAATAGACTCTTCAAATGTGGTTGTATTCTGGTTCAGAAGTTGGATAGGATCACCCATGTTCTCAAATTCCAGAGCTGCGGGAACATCATCACCCTCATCCTcgacgatcatgttgtgcatgatcacacaacaTGTCATCACCACCCACAAGGTTTTCAAATACCGTCCACAAACAACTGCAAAACGGCCCTGTAGAACTTCAAATGCCCTCTCAACATCCTTTCTAGTTACTTCTTGTCTTTGGGCAAAGTGGATCTTTTTCTGGCCAACTGGGTTTGAGCctatgtccctagtgagcctctacttgactagctcgttgatcaaagatgattaaggtttcctaaccatggacatgacccatccgttaacttagcatattgatcgttcagttttattgctattgctttcttcatgtcatatacatactttgactatgagattatgcaactcccggacatcggaggaatgccttatgtgttatcaaacgtcacaacgtaactggatgattataaagatgctctacaggtatctccaaaggtgtttgttgggttggcatagatcaagattaggatttgtcactccgagtattggagaggtatctatgggccctctcggtaatacacgtCATAAgaatccttgcaagcaatgtgacaaatgagttagttgcgggatgatgtatgcCGCCGAAGTATCCAAGCTAAAGCGGAGGCTGGAGCAGGCCGATGAAGAGCTCATCCGCACCAACAAACGATTGGAGGAGAAGCAAGGTATGTGATACCTATTCACATCTGAAATGATATTATCTTGCTGAGTTTTGTAATTATGCTTACAGTTGACACGTCTGAGGTCAAGACCCTCAAGAATGGGCTGGCCGAAGCCAAGAAGGAGGTGGATGAGGAATGAGCCACCCGCCAAAAGCATGAATCAAGGGTAGAGGAAGTTCAACAAGAGCTCCGGGATGCCATAAGCGAatgtgagtccttggagcgcaagaGTACGGATCAAGATGTCAAACTTGCTAAGGCCCTCCAAAGTGCGTAGGAGCCCCGGGTTGAAGCCCAAGGCGCCTGCCGGGAGATTcaagaggccaagaagatcgcggcGGATAAGGCCTTTAATATGCAGAGCAAATTTGTGAGGAGAAGGTACCTCTTACGGACCCGGGTTTGGAGTTCTCCACGAGCATTTGCGGATCTGCCCTGGAGTATTGCTgatgctgcggagttcttccgagccgaagaggggagctcgacggagaagctgttctggtcgcagtaccttgcaccagagcatccggtgcccctcagcgatcagctgaaacagttgaccgaactgcatagggtggccggaTTAGCTATGAGGGATATTATAATCTGTCTCTGGCCCGCGGAGCCCAtacccggcagctacttcgggctcatGAAGCGGCTAGTCAGTGCCTGCCCCCGGTTGGATGCCataaagcggtcggtctgtatcgaaggttcccggatggccttcgcccgtgtcaaggtaCAGTGGGCGGAGATGAACGTCGTCAAGCTGGCAACTGGGGGACCGCCCGcaggcaaggagcaccgcacgccggAGCGATATTTTGATGAAGTCTTGGAAGGttcccgcattgtagagggccagtgttcGAAGGACATTATTTTCGAATAAATGTATCTGTGCTGCCCGAACTTTGTATTATGAAACAAGGCTTATGTATAATATGTTGCTTGTTTTACCTCTAATtattttcctcctgtgcggccgtttacgGTATCTGATAATTGGCCAgccgtcggcttcagcccccacatggGTAGCACGGGGGTGTTCAGAATAGCACCTGGACACACTTGGCCCAACTgcttggtccttgaaggaggtgttagtgcggcgaaccaggcaatcagactatgtggctttatcgcTCACtcagccataggagtttgacaatgagattgtaggcgcagcccctggtaTTATTAGATTATCCAAACTTGGGTGCTATAGACGCCTGCCTGGGTGGAGACCAGTCcttcgcataatgcggaaaaaatcgtgagagatttatacttagtcaccgaatagctgaccagctctcgccacatcatgaaagtcagttttcggctttctctactgaggtgtttattcggatgaaccggaaacacaattgcagtagttctccctttactaccatAGACGAacgagcggaacgtaaggtagtaaccACAGGAGCCGGTCAACctaactattgaccaaagacatgattcggagccgatgcatataatgttatatTCGAGACGCCGAATTGTACTATAAAAGTGTtcaaacttattttatttttaagaaATGTACGTGGCCGAATGGAAGCCTTGGCGATTTAAGTCGTACCGAGGTGTACATGGCAATCAGACGAAAAAAGAGGAATACGGATTAGGAAATAAGCCAGTACCGAATATGTTGGGCGAAAAGCTATTTCCGTTATAGTCTGATCGATACGTCAAAACGTATTTTTACAAATGATGCGATAAGCATCGAGGCTATTTTACATGTCGAGCACCAGGGAAAGCTGTGTACGGGTCCTAACAAACGAAGAGGTGATCTTTAAAGATCCTTTAGATACTTTGCCACACATCTACGCTGTTTTTGCTCCTTGGTGTATTATCCTTCGAAAGGATTAACGATCGAGTTTTCATAAGGGGCCTAGGAAAGGGCCCTTGGTACCGCCGAAAGGTGATGGGGGTTGTAAGGAACCTGGAAAataaaaaataagagaaaaagaaaTATGAGGGTCCAGATagggtcgagccgtattgtggactttgtctttactatgcctccatctttgcccatggtatttttagtgcgtagttatgtacgcgtggcaca
Protein-coding sequences here:
- the LOC125509463 gene encoding probable CCR4-associated factor 1 homolog 7; this encodes MATPTVEKPDGVEIREVWAENLEAEFAVIREIVDDYPYVAMDTEFPGVVCRPLGTFKSNADFNYATLKANVDMLKLIQLGLTFSDERGGLPALGPDGRPCVWQFNFRGFDPRTDVAAADSIDLLRRSGIDFARHAAEGADSRRFAELLMSSGVVLNAEIHWVTFHSGYDFGYLLKLLTGSNLPDTSSGFFDLIRIYFPVIYDIKHLMRFCNSLHGGLNKLAELLDVERVGICHQAGSDSLLTALSFNKLKESYFGGLTEKYAGVLYGLGTEGGETTSVH